A stretch of Halomonas elongata DSM 2581 DNA encodes these proteins:
- a CDS encoding DNA-3-methyladenine glycosylase I — protein sequence MSDYCDLAPAHPFHGPYHDHEYGFPVKSDDALFERLVLEINQAGLSWLTVLKKRNAFRTAFEDFVIDRVAAYDDTDRARLLSDAGIIRNRLKVDAAIHNAGVIQALRQEYGSFHAWLDWHHPLAHADWVKLFKRTFRFTGPEIVGEFLMSTGYLPGAHRDDCPVQRRVIAAAPPWTRET from the coding sequence ATGAGCGACTATTGTGACCTGGCACCGGCCCATCCGTTTCACGGCCCCTATCATGACCACGAGTACGGCTTCCCGGTGAAAAGCGACGACGCCCTCTTCGAGCGCCTGGTACTGGAAATCAACCAGGCCGGCCTGTCGTGGCTTACCGTCCTGAAGAAGCGCAACGCCTTCCGCACGGCCTTCGAGGACTTCGTCATCGACCGGGTGGCCGCCTATGACGACACCGACCGTGCCCGCCTGCTGAGCGACGCCGGTATCATCCGCAACCGCCTCAAGGTCGACGCCGCGATCCACAACGCCGGCGTCATCCAGGCACTGCGCCAGGAGTATGGCAGCTTCCACGCCTGGCTGGACTGGCATCACCCGCTGGCGCACGCCGACTGGGTGAAGCTGTTCAAGCGTACCTTCCGCTTCACCGGCCCCGAGATCGTCGGTGAATTCCTGATGAGTACGGGATACCTGCCCGGCGCCCATCGCGACGACTGCCCGGTTCAACGCCGCGTCATCGCCGCCGCGCCACCCTGGACCCGCGAGACCTGA